A DNA window from Ipomoea triloba cultivar NCNSP0323 chromosome 10, ASM357664v1 contains the following coding sequences:
- the LOC116033488 gene encoding calmodulin-like protein 3 — MTVLLSTVFLAILFTVGFIITTFFKIPTKKLFIMWSHPVKATKVGTSATVTDKEELKGVFATFDKNGDGFITKQELKDSLKNIGISMEDKDIAEMMEKVDENKDGLIDLHEFCELCNSLLGVESEREGDGDKNLREAFEVFDGDTDGLITAEELSKVLGSLGLKQGKTLEDFKEMIGRFDLDGDGMVNFDEFKRMMMTQSIIPIS, encoded by the coding sequence atgacgGTTTTGTTAAGCACAGTTTTCTTAGCAATTCTCTTCACTGTTGGTTTCATCATCACTACATTCTTCAAAATTCCAACAAAGAAATTATTCATCATGTGGTCTCACCCTGTGAAAGCCACCAAGGTGGGTACTAGTGCTACTGTTACTGACAAGGAAGAATTGAAGGGTGTTTTTGCAACATTTGACAAGAACGGTGATGGGTTTATAACAAAGCAAGAGCTCAAGGATTCACTCAAGAATATTGGGATTTCCATGGAAGACAAAGACATCGCTGAAATGATGGAAAAAGTAGATGAGAACAAAGATGGGTTAATTGATCTCCATGAGTTCTGTGAGCTTTGTAACTCTTTATTGGGTGTGGAGAGTGAGAGAGAAGGGGATGGTGATAAGAATTTGAGAGAGGCTTTTGAGGTGTTTGATGGGGATACAGATGGGTTGATCACTGCAGAGGAGCTGAGTAAGGTTTTGGGAAGTTTGGGGTTGAAACAAGGGAAGACATTAGAGGATTTTAAGGAGATGATTGGGAGATTTGATTTGGATGGAGATGGGATGGTTAATTTTGATGAGTTCAAGAGGATGATGATGACTCAAAGTATTATTCCAATCTCTTAA
- the LOC116033172 gene encoding uncharacterized protein LOC116033172: MNTLETPQTRNELQANRPQHKRTVECLLRIMSLLIWSWSPKIFSWNCQGAASKSFIRTAKWFISKYHPNIFCLVETKTSGCNADSLCAKLGFDKWARVEALGFSGGIWILWSNSVQIEVLHSHPQFVHMAITDQLGRFWNLSVVYGSPTLHLRRRLWSSLKRTKLHVNHPWLIAGDFNAIANDYECSSPSNPGNHKNADFRNWIFSEALLDLGFSGPNFTWRRGKEEGTFKGARLDRALCSLDWIDRMHDTKVTHLTAIGSDHSPILVEFDTKVKQGGNDFMFQGAWTRHRDFLDFTRQNWDKEGSVWQNKDTMAVKFKDWNRTVFGNIHYRKNNLLRRLDGIHKKMDQACHAGLVRLERKIKKELEDTLQQEEILWFQQAREDWIASGDRNTSFYHAATKCKKAKIGRHNFLDMVGIPW; this comes from the exons ATGAACACTCTGGAGACCCCCCAGACGAGGAACGAGCTTCAGGCCAATCGCCCGCAGCACAAACGGACGGTGGAGTGTCTCTTGAGGATCATGAGCCTGCTGATATGGAGCTGGAGTCCTAAG ATTTTCAGTTGGAATTGTCAAGGGGCAGCTTCTAAGAGTTTTATTAGAACTGCCAAATGGTTTATTAGCAAATACCACCCGAACATCTTCTGCCTTGTTGAGACCAAGACGTCCGGGTGTAATGCGGATTCCTTATGCGCCAAGCTTGGCTTTGATAAATGGGCAAGGGTTGAAGCACTGGGTTTTAGTGGAGGGATATGGATTCTTTGGTCAAACTCTGTGCAAATTGAGGTTCTTCACTCTCACCCTCAGTTTGTACATATGGCAATCACAGATCAGTTAGGCAGATTTTGGAATTTGTCGGTGGTGTATGGAAGCCCTACTCTACATCTACGCCGGCGTTTATGGAGCTCTCTCAAACGGACTAAGCTTCATGTCAATCACCCCTGGTTGATAGCTGGTGACTTCAACGCCATTGCTAATGATTATGAGTGTTCAAGTCCGTCCAACCCTGGTAACCACAAAAACGCTGACTTCAGAAACTGGATATTCAGTGAGGCGTTACTTGACCTTGGGTTCTCGGGACCGAATTTTACCTGGAGAAGGGGAAAGGAGGAAGGTACTTTTAAAGGTGCAAGATTGGACCGTGCTCTGTGTTCGTTGGATTGGATCGACCGTATGCATGATACTAAGGTGACTCATCTTACGGCTATCGGGTCTGACCACAGCCCCATTCTGGTGGAGTTCGATACCAAAGTCAAGCAGGGTGGTAATGATTTCATGTTCCAGGGCGCTTGGACGAGACATCGAGATTTTTTGGATTTCACACGGCAAAATTGGGATAAGGAGGGGTCGGTCTGGCAAAACAAAGACACCATGGCGGTGAAATTTAAAGATTGGAACCGAACAGTGTTTGGAAACATCCACTACAGGAAAAACAATCTATTGCGTCGTTTGGACGGAATTCACAAGAAAATGGATCAAGCGTGCCATGCTGGACTCGTTAGgctagaaagaaaaataaaaaaagagttagAGGACACTTTGCAGCAAGAAGAGATCCTCTGGTTCCAACAAGCGAGGGAGGATTGGATTGCATCTGGCGACCGCAACACTAGTTTCTATCACGCTGCAACAAAGTGCAAAAAGGCAAAGATAGGAAGACACAATTTTTTGGATATGGTGGGAATCCCATGGTAG
- the LOC116031589 gene encoding uncharacterized protein LOC116031589 yields the protein MSAVVCGKRSSIFEDLQSSSSSELPASAPVSKRIRCSTFSPPRSAAAPSLFPVASVTSISSPLDYLIARYPGMDKQLLERALQECGDDLDSAIKSLNELHLGSGENLGLAAGKPDHTPVASTEILAQGTITNDGDATPPMMGPFAAKQPPMDSAEWVELFVREMMSASNIEDAKARASRALEVLEKSIFAFAREAASHSLQQENLVLKQRLEALLQENNILKRAVSIQHERQKEFEERGQELNHMKQLVAQYQEQLRTLEVNNYALSMHLKRAQESNSMAGHFHPDVF from the exons ATGTCTGCCGTAGTGTGCGGAAAAAGGTCCAGCATCTTCGAGGATTTACAGTCATCGTCGTCGTCTGAATTGCCGGCATCGGCTCCGGTATCGAAACGAATCCGTTGCTCGACTTTCTCTCCACCCAGGTCCGCCGCCGCCCCCAGTCTGTTCCCTGTTGCTTCCGTGACATCAATCTCGTCACCTCTCGATTATTTGATTGCTCGCTACCCTGGCATGGACAAACAG TTGCTTGAAAGAGCACTTCAAGAATGTGGTGATGATCTTGATTCTGCTATCAAAAGCCTAAATGAGCTTCATTTGGGTTCTGGAGAGAATCTGGGGTTAGCTGCAGGAAAGCCTGATCATACCCCAGTGGCCAGCACAGAGATTTTAGCTCAAG GTACAATAACAAATGATGGGGATGCCACACCACCTATGATGGGTCCATTTGCTGCAAAACAACCCCCCATGGACAGTGCTGAATGGGTGGAGCTTTTTGTCAGAGAAATGATGAGTGCCTCCAATATAGAAGATGCTAAAGCCCGAGCTTCACGGGCTCTTGAGGTCTTGGAGAAGTCCATTTTTGCATTTGCAAGGGAAGCAGCTTCTCATAGCCTCCAACAG GAGAACTTGGTGCTGAAGCAGAGGCTTGAAGCACTGCTACAGGAAAATAATATCTTGAAACGAGCTGTTTCCATACAGCATGAGCGACAAAAGGAATTTGAGGAAAGAGGCCAAGAATTGAATCATATGAAGCAGCTTGTGGCTCAATACCAAGAGCAGCTTAGGACTCTTGAG GTGAACAATTATGCCCTTTCTATGCACCTAAAACGGGCTCAAGAAAGCAACTCCATGGCCGGTCATTTTCACCCTGACGTCTTTTAG